The DNA sequence TCTTTCACCGGCTTTTCCACTTTATAATGGGTGCAAAAAATGGTGTTTTCAGTTGGACCGTACACATTGTAGATATCTGCATTGGGGATGAAATTTTTCCAACCCTCAATTTGTTTTGTTAATAGTGCTTCGCCACAGAATAAATTAAGTCTTAAGCTTTCATTTTTTATTTCAGGATCCAGGTAAGGGATGATCAGATTTAAAATACTTGGTACCATCAGTGCTACAGTGACTTTGTTGGCTTCCAATAAATCCAGGATCTGTAAGAATTTAGTTTCTTTTTTATGAAGACCTACAACTCCCGATCCATTTAACCAGGGAATAAGATAACTCATTACCGATAGGTCGAAAGTAAGCTCAAACATCTGTAGAACGGTATCCTCAGGATTTAATTTTCCAAAGGTTGAATGAAAAGCTTCTGCAAAATAATATAAGTTTGAAAACTGAATCGGGACTCCCTTCGGATTTCCGGTACTTCCTGACGTAAAAAGTATGTAAGCGTTGGTTTTAATTGATGAATCGATCGGAGGAATCAAATCTATATCATAAACATTTTTTGTGTCAATACAATTGATCCCAAAATTTTCCTTTATGTCAACCGATGTTAAAATAAACTCTATTTCAGCTTGTTGAATAACATTCATGTTTTTGCTGAGTGGAAAATCAGGATGGATAGGAACATAAGTTTTACCATTAAACCAAACAGCAAGAATTGAAGCGTACATGTATGCATCATCTGTAAGATAAATCCCGATATTCTGAGAGTTGATATCCTGTAATTGATGTCTTATGTCATTTGAAAGGTCTAAGATTTCTTTATAAGTGTAATTTTTATCCTCAATACTAAAACAGGTTTTTGTACTGTTTTGGAGAAAAGATTGGTATAAATTTTCAATAAAGGAATTCATTTATTCGGATTTGTGTTGTATTCTGAAATTAATGGTAATTATGGGGTATGCATTTTATTTTGAAAAACACCTTCAATAATATTTTCTACACCTTTAAAAATTTTCTCATTATCAAATTGTTTTTCAATGTCTTTTAGATTGTGCTGAATATGTTGAATCAAATCTTTATTCGTTAAAAACTCCTGAATGCCATTATATAAACCCTCTTCAGAATAATCCGTTAAATAACCGGACTCTTTATGGGTGATCATTTCTGGAACACCTCCAACATTGGTTGCTAATATAGGCTTTTGAAGAATTAGGGTCTCTGCAATAATCAGAGGCCAGCCTTCACTTTCTGAGGGCATGATATAGAAATCTGCATTCGCAACGTATGGATACGGATTCATCTGAGTACCCAAAAGCTTGAACGAATCCTGCACTTTTAATTCTTCAATTCTTTTGGAAAGAAGATTATAGTCTTCTCCATCACCAATAATGATGATCTGATGATTAAACCCATTATCAATCAGTTTTTTGTGAACCTCCAGTAAGGTCCTGTATCCTTTTCTGTAGTGTAATCGTCCAACAGATACAAATGTAGGGATGGTGTTGAATTCAGGTTTGAATGCCTTAGCCTTTTCTTTTAATTCTTTTATTGGAATCGCATTTAAGATGACTTCTCCAGGTGGAAGCTTAAGATCCGGAAATTTTTCGCTAAGTACATCTTTGCATTGTTGTGAACCATAAATAATATAATCAAACTGCTGCATGTTTTTGAATATTTCTTCCCGATACGGGGCAAAACCTTCTAATGATAAATCAGAATGCAGCCAGGCTATTTTTTTTGATTTTTTATTGGTCGATCTTAAAACGGTTTTGTAAACTGCATAGGTCGTTGCAATTTCTACATCAAATTCATCTTTCAGAATGCGGTCTGTAATTTTTGGATTTTTATCAACCTTATCTAATTTTATTTTTCTTTTCGCAAGTTGAATTTTTTGAATAACAGGGTTTTTAGAAAAATCTTCTTTCCCATCAGCAATATATACCTTTCTAATATCATCAGGAAACTCATTTCGGAGTTCTCCCTGGTTAAGATTAAGACATATAGTTAATTCAAATTTATCTTTGTTGAGGTGGTTGAGCATACTTAATACGACTTTTTCCACACCCCCCATTTCCATAGAACGGTGTCTGAAAAGAACCTTTATTTTTTTTTGATGCTTCATTTTTGTTTGAATATTTTTAAAAGTACTTAATTTTTTTTCTTTTGTGTTCAATATATGAATCTATTATTTTGCCTGAAAAAAAGTTAATATTTTGACTTTCAATCTATAAGCTTTTTCTGTTTGGTAGTCAAGTAATTTGAAGATCTCCTCGGCATTATGATAGTTTTCAGGAACTGCTTTTTTATTAATAACTCTGATATTTCTTCTTTTGAACGTTTTGAAGATAACTTTTGCAAAAGACTCCTTAGCTTTTCCCTTAGATGTTGCCTGAGAGACACCGTTGGGATGAAGCCGATATTTATAAAGATCTTTGGGAATAAACAGAGCATCACCAAAATCAAGTATTTTTAGATAAAGGTCCTGGTCAACAGCACTTTTTAGAAGAGGATCTATACCTTCTCCTTTCAAATATATTTCTTTTCTAAATGCTACAAAATGGGCAATTTGAATAGGGTAGTTAAAGAAAAGAGGGTCATTATTGAGAACCTGTTTTGCTGCTTTAAAAGGATAAAGTGGGTTTAAATTCTCATCACACGCCATAAACCTCGAATAGGTAAGGACTACATTTTTTTTATGTTTAAAGGCTTCTACGGAATCTTCAATTGCTGTTGGAAAAATAGCGTCATCAGGATCTACAAATCCACAAATATCTCCATTCGCTAGCTCTACGCATTTTCTTTTTGTATATCCTACACCTTTATTTTCTTCGTTTTCATAGAAAATAAATCTGCTGTCATCGGCTATTAATGACTTTACCTTTGCTTTTTCAGTGTCATTTGAATAGTCATCCACAATAATTGCCTCCCAATCGGTGTACGTTTGTTTCTGAAGACTCTCAAAACAATCTTTAAAGTAATCACCATTATTATAATGGGCTATAAGAACTGAAAATTTCATTTTAATAAGATTTGAAAATTAATTCCTGTTTATTCATAACGGTTGTATTGGCAGGAATGTCTTTATAAACAATGCATCCTGCACCAATAATACAATTGTCACCAATGGTAACGCCTTTCAGGACAGTAACATTGCTGCCTAACCAACAATTTTTTCCAATTTTTATAGGTGCTTTGGTAAACTCGTTGTGGAAAATTTTAAAATCAGGAGAACTTTGATGGGCATGGTTGTGGTCATATAATTTTACATTTTCACCAAACAATGTATTTTCACCAATAGATATGTGATCCAAACAATTTATAGAACAAAAATTATTCATGAAGACATTATCGCCTATTTCCAGGGTTGCTCCATCCTGAACCAGAATATGAATGTAGTTTCGAAAACGGATGCCTTTTCCTAAGATGATTTTTTTAATGTTCTTATAGATGACAAAATGGTTGTTAATACCTAGTTTGATTTCCCCCAAAGAAATTAGAGGGTGCTTATGGAGGATAGAGATTTGTTTTTTTCTCTGAAAAGTTTCAAAAAGTTGGGAAAGCATATTTTTAATCATCATTGTTTGTGTTCACACAAAATTATTGGCAAAAATTTTGCAAGTACCATAAACTAAATTTAATCATTTAAATACAAAAAATGATTTTAGTTTAAACAAATGTAGCTAAAAAAAAATATATTTTTGCAGTAAAATAAACACGATGGGTGAATTAGAAAGAGTTTTTAAAACGTTTATAGCATACCTTAAAAGACCTGATCTTTATCCTGAACTGGGAAGAAAAATCTTGAAAAATACGGTCAATAGAAACAACGCCTTTAAAGGAAAGGAAAAAACAAATATCTGGGCGCAATCTAAAGCAGTTTCACAGAAAGAGGCCATATCCAGGCTTTTTGGAGTAGATGCATCTTTATTCAAAATCGAATATAAAGATGTTTTGGATAACGCCGCACAAAAAGAAAAAGAGTGTCCCATCAAAATGGGTGGTCCCGGAGCATTAGAGCTTATTTATTATGCATGCGAGTTCTCCGGAGCAAAGAATGTGATAGAAACGGGTGTTGCATACGGATGGTCTTCTTTAGCATCTTTATTATCTCTAACAAAGAGAGAAGGGACTTTATATAGTTCGGATATGCCTTATCTCGGCCAAAATGGAGATCAGTATGTAGGATATGTAGTTCCGGAAGAACTAAAAAAGAACTGGAAACTCTTTCGTTTCGCTGACAAAGAATCTTTGCCTAAAATCTTCGTTGAAAATAAGATTTTTGATGTTGTTCATTATGACTCGGACAAAAGCTATGACGGTATGTTCTGGGCGTATAATGAATTATATGCTCATTTAAAAAAAGGAGGTGTATTTATCAGTGATGATATTGGTGATAATTCTGCTTATCAGGATTTTTGCGAAAAGAACGCTATTGAAAGTACCATTATTGAGATTGATGAGAAATATGTCGGTGTTTTTGTAAAGTAAAATACTTATCATTAAGAGCCTATAGCAGGTACTTCCTAAAATTAATATTGTACAACCCGGATTGAATACTGCGGTAATCCGTAAACAGGTATTTGGTTATTAATCCCCATTTCTTAGGGACAGAAGCTTCAGCTATTTGATAGCTGCGGAGTGTTCTTTCGATGTGTACTTTTATGTTGTGGGGAATTGATTTTTCATTTTTTGCCCAATTATTCACCTCATTCCAAAGGAGGATTCTCGTAGAAGAGGGTTTTATTTTCCCAATGTCTACTTGAGTAATTCTGTTATTTTCGTGAACTCCTCTGATTGCAATGGCTTGATCAAGTGTTCCTGAGTAAAGACGAAGGTAATAAGATAATCTGAAAATAAATTCCGTGTCCTGGTGAAGTCTTAGATCCGTTTTGAAAAAGTGACCGACTTTAGCTAAGGCGCTTTTTCTTATGGTTAGTCCGTCAAGGCTAAAAAGGCCAAAACTTCCTCTCATGTTAAGAAGTCCGGGAAAGACATCTTCCGGAGAGTGTTTTTGATATACAGTCGTTAGCCGGTCT is a window from the Chryseobacterium sp. T16E-39 genome containing:
- a CDS encoding AMP-binding protein; the protein is MNSFIENLYQSFLQNSTKTCFSIEDKNYTYKEILDLSNDIRHQLQDINSQNIGIYLTDDAYMYASILAVWFNGKTYVPIHPDFPLSKNMNVIQQAEIEFILTSVDIKENFGINCIDTKNVYDIDLIPPIDSSIKTNAYILFTSGSTGNPKGVPIQFSNLYYFAEAFHSTFGKLNPEDTVLQMFELTFDLSVMSYLIPWLNGSGVVGLHKKETKFLQILDLLEANKVTVALMVPSILNLIIPYLDPEIKNESLRLNLFCGEALLTKQIEGWKNFIPNADIYNVYGPTENTIFCTHYKVEKPVKEKNGIISIGKSMTNSMMSFSDPETNEGELLLSGKLLANSYWKNEEKTKEAFIQKDQEVFYRTGDWCMKDADGDYFYLSRIDFQAKINGFRVELAEIEYFSNQKLENAISTALIHKDKNSNDILVLFVNDINADENIIISHLKDNLPEYCIPSKIIKLEKFPVNTSGKIDRNELKKTL
- a CDS encoding glycosyltransferase yields the protein MKHQKKIKVLFRHRSMEMGGVEKVVLSMLNHLNKDKFELTICLNLNQGELRNEFPDDIRKVYIADGKEDFSKNPVIQKIQLAKRKIKLDKVDKNPKITDRILKDEFDVEIATTYAVYKTVLRSTNKKSKKIAWLHSDLSLEGFAPYREEIFKNMQQFDYIIYGSQQCKDVLSEKFPDLKLPPGEVILNAIPIKELKEKAKAFKPEFNTIPTFVSVGRLHYRKGYRTLLEVHKKLIDNGFNHQIIIIGDGEDYNLLSKRIEELKVQDSFKLLGTQMNPYPYVANADFYIMPSESEGWPLIIAETLILQKPILATNVGGVPEMITHKESGYLTDYSEEGLYNGIQEFLTNKDLIQHIQHNLKDIEKQFDNEKIFKGVENIIEGVFQNKMHTP
- a CDS encoding glycosyltransferase family 2 protein; translated protein: MKFSVLIAHYNNGDYFKDCFESLQKQTYTDWEAIIVDDYSNDTEKAKVKSLIADDSRFIFYENEENKGVGYTKRKCVELANGDICGFVDPDDAIFPTAIEDSVEAFKHKKNVVLTYSRFMACDENLNPLYPFKAAKQVLNNDPLFFNYPIQIAHFVAFRKEIYLKGEGIDPLLKSAVDQDLYLKILDFGDALFIPKDLYKYRLHPNGVSQATSKGKAKESFAKVIFKTFKRRNIRVINKKAVPENYHNAEEIFKLLDYQTEKAYRLKVKILTFFQAK
- a CDS encoding acyltransferase, with amino-acid sequence MMIKNMLSQLFETFQRKKQISILHKHPLISLGEIKLGINNHFVIYKNIKKIILGKGIRFRNYIHILVQDGATLEIGDNVFMNNFCSINCLDHISIGENTLFGENVKLYDHNHAHQSSPDFKIFHNEFTKAPIKIGKNCWLGSNVTVLKGVTIGDNCIIGAGCIVYKDIPANTTVMNKQELIFKSY
- a CDS encoding class I SAM-dependent methyltransferase, encoding MGELERVFKTFIAYLKRPDLYPELGRKILKNTVNRNNAFKGKEKTNIWAQSKAVSQKEAISRLFGVDASLFKIEYKDVLDNAAQKEKECPIKMGGPGALELIYYACEFSGAKNVIETGVAYGWSSLASLLSLTKREGTLYSSDMPYLGQNGDQYVGYVVPEELKKNWKLFRFADKESLPKIFVENKIFDVVHYDSDKSYDGMFWAYNELYAHLKKGGVFISDDIGDNSAYQDFCEKNAIESTIIEIDEKYVGVFVK
- a CDS encoding glycosyltransferase family 2 protein, yielding MKISVIIPVYNAENYISQAVESALQFDEVLEIILVEDKSPDNALLVCESLTKKYDRVKLYQHPDKQNHGAGASRNLGIQKASGDFISFLDADDYYLPNRFDAEKELFQNPDVEGVYGAIGVHYYSQKAKEQYYKVFEDRLTTVYQKHSPEDVFPGLLNMRGSFGLFSLDGLTIRKSALAKVGHFFKTDLRLHQDTEFIFRLSYYLRLYSGTLDQAIAIRGVHENNRITQVDIGKIKPSSTRILLWNEVNNWAKNEKSIPHNIKVHIERTLRSYQIAEASVPKKWGLITKYLFTDYRSIQSGLYNINFRKYLL